CATGAAagcttttgctttttctttctcctttttctctcaTCTTCTTTGGGAGGTTGGTTTTGTTTATGTCTGAAAGTTTCTCATTTTTAGCAGTAGAGTTTCAATATTCAGACGACCCGTGCATTATAATTTCAATGGTAAAATTGTCTATGAACTTCCAAATTCAGGCCAGAATTTCAGTTCATCTCAAAGACTTTGTGAGGATTGGGatagatttgcttcaatctttgACTAGACATGTTATACTTCAGAAAACATGTCTTGTAGCCTTTGCATGATAGCAATCTCCGTTGCTTATTTCTGCAACCGCAGTTCATTCCCGGCTGTCTGTCTGTAGATGTTTTAATAGCTACCTAACCCCATGTCATTATTGCACTAATGCTCTACAAGGACTTCAGTTTCAGTAGGTCATCTCCTGGGATATTTTATCTTGGACTAACAATTTCTCCTGTGGATGGTTCACAACATGTGTCCATGAATGAGTAAAGAGACCTTTTATTTACTGAAACTTAAGGatacaaatatatttacaaattaaGACCACATGTGCAGAAGATACaagtgaggtttttttttaaaaaaaaaattatttgtatggAAGAACTGCCTCGTTCTCAGGAAAATTCTGATGTCAAATACCATCTGGCATTAATTATGTGAAGTTGTTGAAGGAAGGATTGAAATGGGAGGTGTAAGGAACCCAGTCAGACTAACTGGTAAATTACCAGTCAAGATAAGCTGCAAACCGAGTggaatatttgatttgataaaattatgctccagcttttcaaaatctttttcgAGGTATGGTCTATGAGATTATGTGGAaaacttcaaagaaagaaaCACACTAGTTTCaccttgatatttatttatgacTCCTTCCAGTATGTGCTCCCATGTGTAATGGTGTTTCAGCAAATTTTGCAGAAAATGAATTCATAGCATACGCAACGGGGACAGCTAACTGGCACCTGAGATTTACTAGGCATGGTTGCACCAGACAACGATACCAGGTTTATATTGCAGTTTCAGAAATGACCATTATTAATTTTCAGGCCATAATGGTGGTTCTGGCTAGGACTTTTAGTGCCCAACTATGAAGTTGCAGCTTTCACCCGTCACCTTTGGCCATCATACGAATATAGAGTTCGAGATAATCATAGGCCTTTGGAGATAGAATTCTAAACTCAATAGTGCTCCAAAGATTGTCATTTTTTCCAAGTTCTGCAAATATCTGTTTCATTGGTAACAGTTCTAAGTTACTAACTAGTATCAGCAGACTCTGCACCAACATCTGCAACTTTTTTGGTTGCTTTGCTAGTACTGAGAGGGAAGAGAATCATTGGCCTGCTGAagtcatgttaaaaaaattgtttatgccCACCTATGGTTTTTCCCATAGATCTCATTATAATAATATGGAAATAGAGGGAGAAAAAGGATAGAGGAGGTGATGGTAGGTGCATGAATTATGATGGATGGTTAGCCAATTTACCTATTAGAGAAAACTATAGCAAGATATTGGAAGTTTGTGCAGGCACACAACTTAGTTTATTAGAGATTAGGACGGTGGCCTAATTCATATCACATTGCACATAAATTCGGTCTCCAGGACAGTCTTGGATGTTTACGCCCTTATGTGGCATCCCTATTTGACTTTGTTATTGATTTGAGTTTCTTTGTTAATATTTTCCCAGAGACAATCTAACCTACTGCAGCAAGCATTGTGGTCTAGGGACTCTCTCCCTGTTCTCACGTTGAAGTGATAAAAAGGTCCCGAGTGCTTTTTATGATTAATATGGAGGTGAGTAATAGGCTTATTATAATCTTCCACTTACTTCTCAGTTAAGGCAAATCCATATCATAGGTAGGCTAAAAGGGACCCTAGTGCATTTTCTTGATTATAGAAATCACTGTATTGCTCACCACAAAAAGAAATGCTGATATTTTAACAGAGAAATAGACCAGCAGAACAAAGACAAAGGTTGAAGCATCAATGTCTGGTTCATAGTTGAACTATGATTCAGAGTTCACAATCGAGTGAAATCTATTAAGAAATTAACAAATCAAGGAGGTTTTTCGTTGGTTGTGATTAAAATATGACTGACAAAAGCAAGGAATATTTTTCCAGCTTAAAGAATCCATTGGACGGTGAAAAGAAGATGTTCTTTATGCTTTGACAAATCTGTCTGATCTTTTCACCTCACCACGAACACTATAGTTATCAGTATTGAAAATGATCCTACAATACACAGTTGCGAGAAGGTCAAAACTTCGGCAAATTGCTGATCAAGATAGCTATTGTATTGAATTAAAATCAGACTTGGTTACCatgaaaataatcaaacaaatgaATACAATGATTAACAGTTTCAGAGGCTACTTTCAATGCTGTTGCATAATTAAGCACTGGCCTTAGGATATGCTTCGTCAATCAGCAGGGGGGGAGGACTAGAGAGATACTGCTTTAGGCTGCCCATTTCGTTGGCTACTTCTAGCATGCTTGGTCTGGTTGAAGGATTGTTTTGAGTGCAAATAAGACCAAGCTCAATCAATTCCAATATTACATCACTCCATATTTTGTTATAGTATACCGGCATGCCAGATGGAGCAAACCTAACCACTGCTTGATCAACTATGGGCTTGACCTTGTGGGGATAGTGGCTCTTAATCCATCCATGCAAGCTAGAACCTTCATGAAATAGAACATCTGTGGGGCGCCTTCCAGTTATAATTTCTAGCAGGAGGACTCCAAAACTGTAAACATCTCCTTGCGTTGAAGCTCGCTTTCCCATTCCGTATTCTGCGTTAGATCAAGTTGACAAGGAAATTAATATACATAACACGGTCTTCAAAAATGTTCTCTCTTTCCATGAGGAACATTATAAATCATTTCGTAATTagaaataatgaaataatactAATACTACGTTGTTGCAGAAACTAAGTACATACCAGGGGCAATGTAGCCGACAGATCCACACAGCAATCCATCAGTTGAGCTAAAGGACACTGAATCATCTGTTGGATTACTGTCATCAGCACCTTTAATCAATCTTGCGATTCCAAAATCAGTTACCAAAGCTGTCATGTCTTCATCTAGAAGAATATTGCTTGGCTTGAGATCACAGTGAACTACTCTAACAGGAGAATAATGGTGCAAATAGGCCACCCCTTCAGCCACATCATTACATATGCACACCAACTGAATCAAATCCAACCCTGTATTTAGTCCATGACTTGGGTATAAATGCCTTTCCAGGCTCCCATTTGACATGAGAGGAAGGACAAGAGCCTTAAAATCTGGCTTGCTGCATATTGTGATGATCTTGATCAAATTTCTGTGTTTGGCTCTTTTTAGGACTTGGCATTCTCTTTTGAAGCTCCCTGAAATTTCTCCTGCTGTCTTTGTATCCAATACCTTAACAGCTATCCTTGTGTTGTCTTGAAGAACTCCCTTGTAGACATGGCCAAATTGGCCTGAACCTATCAGGCTTGAAGCGCTAAACCCCCCTGTAGCTTCAATGAGCTGTCGATATGAGATTCTTGGATGCTTGAGGTCTTTCGTTTCTTTGTCCTCATCTTCCAAGTCACCTCGATTGAATATCACCATTTGCCTTCTGAATTTTGACCTGAGAGCGAGGGGGTATGCAAATATGCATAATAAGGTAGTAACAAACAAAGACAGGAGGACAGGTAAAACAAGTGAATGATGAGCATGTTTCCTCCGGCAGTTGGGCATGCCCTTAATTTCACCGCAAAGGCCTTCATTGCCTAGGAAAGAATCTATCGTCAGAGAAGAAAATGCCCCCTTGTTTGATGTGTTTCCAGAGAACTTGTTGAAAGAGAAGTTGAGATGCTTGAGAGTTGGTGATGCCTCCAGAGAATGTGGTATATTGCCACTCAATTGATTTGAAGATACATCCAGTTCCTTAAGATAGGGTAACTGTCCTATTGTAGCTGGAAGAAGACCTTCTAAGACGTTCCCTGAAAGGTTCAGATGCTCTAGTGCAATGCAGCTTCCAAGTTGTGGCGGGATCGAGCCAGAGAGATTGTTGGAAGATAGATCGATTGCTAGCACCATGTCCATTTTACTTAGCTCTAGTGGTAAAGGACCATGCAAGTGATTGCTTGACAGATTCAAATACAACTTCAAGCTCTTGAGTCCTGCAACTTCACTAGGAATTATCCCAGAAATCTTATTTCTAGAAAGGTCTAGGATCTCCAAATTGACACATTGTCCCAAGCTTTGTGGTATGGTTCCTGAGAGCTGATTTTCATAAAGTAAGAGTCTCCGTAGCTGTGAAAGGTTGGCAAAACTGTCTGGGATGGGGCCCGTGAGTTTGTTTTTTGACAAGTCAAGAAGCCCCAAGTGGGAAATGTTAGCAAGAGCTGCTGGAATTTCACCAGATAGTGAATTGTTTGACAAATAAACCCTCTCTAGTTTTCCCATACGACAGAGTTCTAGGGGGATGGTACCATTCAAAAGGTTACTAGACAAGTTTAAGAGGGTGAGATTGACAAGGTTTGAAATGTGAGGAGGGATAGAGCCATAAAGAAGATTCTCATCTAGATGAATCTGTACAAAATTGGTAGAAAGATTACCGATAATAGGAGGTATCTCTCCGCGAAGGTTATTTCCGGCTAATTCAAGTTCTTGAAGGTCAGAAGAATTCACTAAAGAAGCAAAAAAGGGCTCAAGATTGGTGTTACCATCATGGCTAACGAAGTCATTGTAAGACAAATAGAGGAACTGTAACTTTGGCATTTTACGTACAATCTCTGATGGCAATTCCCCAGTCAGCATATTTGACTCCAAATCGAGCCATTTAAGATTGGTGGACTTAGAAAGGGCTCGAGGGACCCGACCAACTAGTCTATTCGACCAAAGCAAAAGAAACCTCAAAGCACTAAGTTCACATTCATTCTTCAAAGGGATTTTTCCAGTTAAAGAATTGTTAGAAAGGTCCATATACTCCAAAGAAGAGGACCCATTGCAGAAAAGTGGCGCAGGAATATCACCAGCAAGCCTGTTACTTCCCAAATCAAGATATACTAATTGGTGAAGAAATCCCAACTCCTCGGGAATGTTTCCTCCGAGAAGATTCCATGATAAACTGAGCTGTCTTAACTGGAAAAGATAGCCCAACTCTGCTGGAATATGGCCTTCAAAGAAGTTCCTTGACAAATCAAGAACCAGCAAAGAAGAAAGATTCGCAAGAATCGGAGAAATCCTGCCGTGAAGTGACAGGCCACTAAGGTCAAGCTGTATGACACGATCACTAGCATTGTCGCACCTGACTCCTGTCCAGTGGCAAACGTGATTGCTTGAAGAGTTCCAGCTCTCAAGTGCACCTTCAGGGTCTAATACAATACCTGACCTGAAAGAAAGCAATGAAATTCTATCCTTAACAAACTGGGGACTTTCTTCCCCAGATACCACTACCAAAATAATGATCAGACAAAGGAAACTAAACATGGAGAATTTACAAGAACCCATATTGATTCTTTTATCTCTTCGATCTAGAGAGAGTCAGAAGACAATGGTTTCAAAGGTAGGAGGAAGCAAAGAGAGGGAGTTAGTGGAAAATGAGCAATCCACAACCATGGCCTTAAGATGTTATATAGCTTTGACATGTTCAGTATAAAGGAGCTTTAGGCTTTGCTGGCTAGATAAATTTCTTTGTGCCTAACTGCCGTCGAAGGTGTGAAACGTACGTTTGGAGCCTGTACAGTTGACTATGAACGCAGCGAATAGCGTACAAACATGTGTCCACGTGAGAAATGACACATAAGCAATGTTACAAGGTGTATAGTGTTGGTGCTGTACGTGTCAGCTATATGCCTAACATCGTAACACCTTGTACTTCGCTCAAATTAGTGGATTATTGGTTgtaataagagagagagagagagagataatctTAGGTTAATAGAGCATGCTAAAGGGATGGTGTGGCCTTTGGGGTGATTAGGATTTTGGTACATTTGTCGGCTAGATAATGGATTTGAGACAGAATGGAATGTGGACACCAAGATTAAAAGAAGCATGATATGTCGTTTATGTGTCTTTGATTGGGTAATATAGCAGTAATTGATGTAATTTACAAACTTTTAAGGATAGCACAACATGCAGGTAGATAACCCTGAAGGAAAACAATGATGCTTCTGTATGGTATTTGAAAGTTATAAACTCAAATTCAATGTGTTTAAAAACTTACTTAAAGGTCTAAAAATCTATTGTTTTTAGCAATATGTCCTAGCCTAGTTTTAATAGACTCaacctagaaaaaaaactcaattgtcATGGGCTCGGTCTT
The Populus nigra chromosome 3, ddPopNigr1.1, whole genome shotgun sequence genome window above contains:
- the LOC133688166 gene encoding putative leucine-rich repeat receptor-like serine/threonine-protein kinase At2g24130, encoding MGSCKFSMFSFLCLIIILVVVSGEESPQFVKDRISLLSFRSGIVLDPEGALESWNSSSNHVCHWTGVRCDNASDRVIQLDLSGLSLHGRISPILANLSSLLVLDLSRNFFEGHIPAELGYLFQLRQLSLSWNLLGGNIPEELGFLHQLVYLDLGSNRLAGDIPAPLFCNGSSSLEYMDLSNNSLTGKIPLKNECELSALRFLLLWSNRLVGRVPRALSKSTNLKWLDLESNMLTGELPSEIVRKMPKLQFLYLSYNDFVSHDGNTNLEPFFASLVNSSDLQELELAGNNLRGEIPPIIGNLSTNFVQIHLDENLLYGSIPPHISNLVNLTLLNLSSNLLNGTIPLELCRMGKLERVYLSNNSLSGEIPAALANISHLGLLDLSKNKLTGPIPDSFANLSQLRRLLLYENQLSGTIPQSLGQCVNLEILDLSRNKISGIIPSEVAGLKSLKLYLNLSSNHLHGPLPLELSKMDMVLAIDLSSNNLSGSIPPQLGSCIALEHLNLSGNVLEGLLPATIGQLPYLKELDVSSNQLSGNIPHSLEASPTLKHLNFSFNKFSGNTSNKGAFSSLTIDSFLGNEGLCGEIKGMPNCRRKHAHHSLVLPVLLSLFVTTLLCIFAYPLALRSKFRRQMVIFNRGDLEDEDKETKDLKHPRISYRQLIEATGGFSASSLIGSGQFGHVYKGVLQDNTRIAVKVLDTKTAGEISGSFKRECQVLKRAKHRNLIKIITICSKPDFKALVLPLMSNGSLERHLYPSHGLNTGLDLIQLVCICNDVAEGVAYLHHYSPVRVVHCDLKPSNILLDEDMTALVTDFGIARLIKGADDSNPTDDSVSFSSTDGLLCGSVGYIAPEYGMGKRASTQGDVYSFGVLLLEIITGRRPTDVLFHEGSSLHGWIKSHYPHKVKPIVDQAVVRFAPSGMPVYYNKIWSDVILELIELGLICTQNNPSTRPSMLEVANEMGSLKQYLSSPPPLLIDEAYPKASA